Proteins found in one bacterium BMS3Abin02 genomic segment:
- the ddl gene encoding D-alanine--D-alanine ligase encodes MSNPAVVFGGPSPEHDISILTGLQACRTLVDTGRRVEAIYWAKSGAWFSVDPSLEAADFADGVPRRAKPLRFVAELGAGFIARKKPLDISAIVNCCHGAPGEDGTLQAALDLAGIRYTGPGAAGSALGMDKLAFGAVVQSAGLRSVPRRLLEPGIEWDETPPFIVKPRFGGSSIGIEVVDGMETALALSVSSTHLQDGAVIEPFLEGSRDHNIAVRTYPNLQLSAIEAPVRDAKSSAIWSYEQKYLAGGGLEGSAREIPARLPAAVADSIRQAAMIVSGLVGVRSVARVDFLVRAGDVWVNEINTIPGSLAAYLWVDPPLGRSALLTDMLIEAEKQPVRRFGTVGSDGTALRSAGSIAAKLG; translated from the coding sequence ATGAGCAACCCGGCGGTCGTGTTTGGAGGTCCGTCTCCCGAGCACGACATCAGCATTCTCACGGGTCTGCAGGCGTGCAGGACGCTGGTCGACACCGGCCGTCGTGTGGAGGCGATCTACTGGGCGAAGAGCGGTGCCTGGTTCTCGGTGGATCCGTCGCTGGAGGCGGCGGACTTCGCCGACGGTGTGCCACGGCGCGCGAAGCCGCTTCGATTCGTGGCGGAGTTGGGAGCCGGATTCATCGCCCGCAAGAAGCCACTCGACATCTCCGCGATCGTGAACTGCTGTCACGGTGCTCCGGGCGAGGACGGAACGTTGCAGGCGGCGCTCGACCTCGCGGGGATTCGCTACACGGGGCCCGGTGCCGCCGGGTCCGCCCTGGGGATGGACAAACTCGCCTTCGGGGCCGTCGTGCAATCGGCCGGCCTTCGCTCCGTGCCGCGCAGACTTCTCGAACCGGGGATCGAGTGGGACGAGACGCCGCCGTTCATCGTGAAGCCGCGGTTCGGTGGTTCGTCGATCGGAATCGAGGTCGTGGACGGGATGGAGACGGCACTCGCACTTTCCGTGTCGTCGACCCATTTGCAGGATGGTGCGGTGATCGAACCGTTCCTCGAAGGCAGCCGGGACCACAACATCGCCGTTCGAACATATCCGAATCTGCAACTCAGCGCGATCGAGGCACCGGTCAGAGACGCGAAGAGCAGCGCCATCTGGAGCTATGAGCAGAAGTACCTGGCCGGCGGTGGGCTCGAGGGGTCGGCGCGAGAGATCCCGGCGCGACTCCCGGCGGCAGTGGCGGATTCGATTCGGCAGGCGGCCATGATCGTGTCGGGTCTCGTCGGGGTTCGTTCCGTCGCCCGCGTCGATTTCCTCGTGCGGGCCGGCGACGTGTGGGTCAACGAGATCAACACGATTCCCGGGAGCTTGGCCGCCTATCTGTGGGTGGACCCTCCACTCGGCAGGAGCGCGTTGCTGACCGACATGCTCATCGAGGCCGAGAAACAACCGGTCCGACGGTTCGGGACCGTCGGATCGGACGGGACGGCACTTCGCAGCGCCGGCTCGATCGCAGCCAAACTCGGCTGA
- a CDS encoding asnC family protein, producing the protein MVQAYVLIQTEVGKAAKVAEEARRIDGVEHADDVTGPYDVIVKASAETVDLLGKLVVARIQSIEGITRTLTCPIVNL; encoded by the coding sequence GTGGTCCAAGCGTATGTGTTGATCCAGACAGAAGTGGGCAAGGCCGCGAAGGTGGCCGAGGAAGCCCGCCGTATCGACGGCGTGGAGCATGCCGACGATGTGACCGGCCCGTACGACGTCATCGTCAAGGCCTCGGCCGAGACGGTTGATCTGCTGGGCAAGCTCGTGGTCGCCCGCATCCAGTCGATCGAAGGGATCACCCGAACGCTGACCTGCCCGATCGTCAACCTGTAG
- a CDS encoding 'Cold-shock' DNA-binding domain protein — protein sequence MQGVVKLFDPSTGLGIVVCDTDRTEVLLDGASLDGSIFRNLRQGQRIIFDIDDVDGNATVRQIRVGSEGT from the coding sequence ATGCAAGGCGTTGTCAAACTCTTCGATCCTTCCACCGGACTCGGCATCGTCGTGTGCGACACAGACCGAACCGAAGTCCTGCTCGATGGAGCATCCTTGGACGGAAGCATTTTCCGCAACCTACGACAAGGCCAACGCATCATCTTCGACATCGACGACGTCGACGGCAACGCAACGGTGCGACAGATTCGTGTCGGCTCCGAAGGCACCTGA
- the rpmB gene encoding 50S ribosomal protein L28, with amino-acid sequence MSYRCEICGKEPWFGKQVSFSHKRSSRRWLPNIQRVRVRDGSNTRRIRICTSCLKAGKVDKA; translated from the coding sequence ATGTCCTATCGCTGCGAAATCTGTGGAAAAGAGCCCTGGTTCGGGAAACAGGTCAGTTTCTCGCACAAGCGCTCGAGTCGACGCTGGCTCCCCAACATCCAGCGTGTTCGCGTGCGCGACGGTTCCAACACTCGCCGCATACGCATCTGCACCTCCTGCCTGAAGGCCGGCAAGGTCGACAAGGCCTAG
- a CDS encoding DAK2 domain protein: MHLTADHLKRVLSRYHEHLGVYRDALNRLNVYPVPDGDTGTNMQLTVGTVVDEMSSAQGMVEVTSALAHGSLMGARGNSGVILAQILRGLSDIFREVEQVGVPEVVKALERASEAAYQAVLHPVEGTILTVLRSAAEAAAETGTAANTDLGALLEGVFTRAVRTLESTPALLPVLERAGVVDAGGAGLLLLLAAFLEEVTGSEVMLPVGIYTATPTVEVAMDIVSEQRYEVVLILEAPEDRVDPFRAAWGRLGGSIVVVGGEGQYKCHIHTDHPAEAIEAAVHLDDGPVGSFRNLTIMDLAEQTADRAFHVVDGVSVIPVVAGEGLAALFRQLGAADIVQGGQSMNPSTQDLFAAVERSTASTVILLPNNKNILPAALHVDSLSERTVFVVPTASVPEGIAAMMGFLPGREPDELVDAMRNAAESVVTGEVTRAVRDARVEIGHVAAGDWLGIVDGSIEYAGEDLAETLTRTLDTMVDDDSELVTLFIGDAAATAATAAARCHLVEEHPSIEVEIKDGGQPLHPYLISVE; the protein is encoded by the coding sequence ATGCACCTCACCGCCGACCACCTGAAGCGCGTGCTGTCGCGTTACCACGAGCACCTCGGCGTCTATCGCGATGCGCTGAACCGGCTCAACGTCTATCCGGTCCCCGACGGAGACACGGGAACGAACATGCAGCTCACGGTCGGCACCGTCGTGGACGAAATGAGCTCTGCACAGGGCATGGTCGAAGTGACGAGTGCGCTTGCGCACGGGTCGTTGATGGGCGCACGCGGCAACAGCGGTGTGATTCTTGCGCAGATTCTGCGAGGCCTCTCAGACATCTTCCGCGAGGTCGAGCAGGTCGGAGTGCCGGAAGTCGTGAAGGCCCTCGAACGTGCTTCGGAAGCTGCCTATCAGGCCGTCCTGCACCCTGTCGAAGGCACGATCCTGACGGTTCTCCGGTCGGCTGCGGAAGCCGCAGCCGAGACGGGCACCGCCGCGAACACCGACCTCGGAGCTCTTCTCGAAGGCGTGTTCACGAGAGCAGTGCGGACTCTCGAATCCACACCGGCACTTCTCCCGGTACTCGAACGCGCCGGAGTCGTCGATGCCGGCGGCGCAGGCCTGCTTCTGCTCCTGGCTGCGTTCCTCGAGGAAGTGACGGGGAGTGAGGTGATGCTGCCGGTGGGCATCTACACGGCCACTCCGACGGTCGAAGTCGCGATGGATATCGTGTCCGAGCAGCGATACGAAGTCGTGCTCATCCTCGAGGCGCCCGAAGATCGCGTCGATCCGTTTCGGGCGGCGTGGGGGAGACTCGGCGGATCGATCGTCGTCGTGGGTGGCGAAGGGCAGTACAAGTGCCATATCCACACCGACCATCCGGCAGAGGCCATCGAGGCGGCCGTCCACCTCGATGACGGGCCGGTCGGCTCGTTCCGAAACCTGACCATCATGGATCTCGCAGAGCAGACCGCCGACAGGGCATTCCACGTGGTGGACGGCGTCTCGGTCATCCCGGTCGTGGCCGGTGAGGGCCTCGCAGCGCTGTTCCGTCAGTTGGGGGCCGCCGACATCGTGCAGGGAGGCCAGAGCATGAACCCTTCGACGCAGGATCTCTTCGCGGCGGTGGAACGCTCCACGGCATCGACCGTCATCCTGCTCCCGAACAACAAGAACATCCTTCCGGCCGCCCTCCATGTGGATTCCCTCAGCGAGAGAACGGTGTTCGTCGTCCCCACCGCATCGGTGCCGGAAGGCATCGCCGCCATGATGGGGTTTCTCCCCGGCCGGGAGCCGGATGAACTGGTGGACGCGATGCGGAACGCCGCGGAGTCCGTCGTGACAGGGGAGGTCACGAGGGCGGTGCGAGATGCTCGTGTCGAGATCGGGCATGTCGCGGCGGGAGACTGGCTGGGGATCGTGGACGGCTCCATCGAGTATGCCGGGGAGGACCTCGCCGAAACGTTGACTCGGACGTTGGACACGATGGTCGACGACGACAGTGAACTCGTGACCTTGTTCATCGGTGACGCGGCGGCGACCGCTGCGACCGCCGCGGCCCGCTGCCATCTCGTGGAGGAGCATCCATCGATCGAGGTCGAGATCAAGGACGGGGGACAACCGCTCCACCCCTACCTGATCTCCGTGGAGTGA
- the recG gene encoding ATP-dependent DNA helicase RecG, with translation MSSLAHLSEVAVEQVKLLSGRRGEKLRNAGIGSVADLLQHVPRRYIDRSRTERIATVPVGREVTIIGTVQKVSTRRPRRNLTITEAVVSDESARLTVVWFNQAFRGRQLSVGAEVALSGKVESFRGKLQMKSPDVDLMRSASESLVTGRVVPVYSSAGGLSSGYLRRAIHNALGRARPIDDPLPPEMVRRLGLIDRDRAISDIHFPETPDVVASARRRLVFDELFRLEVALALSKRKMIDEAVGIAHHPDGLLLGRFIDGLPFALTSAQHRVIDEIGRDMQTPHPMHRLLLGEVGSGKTVVAVSALMTGVEGGYQGAVMAPTEVLGVQHYLSIKALLEGAGLAPPPDDTPNLFGGEGTGVTLALLTSSNAEVNFRPRATRDEVVGLVAEGGVDIVIGTHALIQEGVRFAALGIAVIDEQHRFGVHQRVRLKEKAGDADPDLLIMTATPIPRTLSMTLYGDLDVSLLDEMPPGRPKVLTLAVRPDQLPEVYDRIRAEASTGRQTFVVCPLVEDSPKVQAASATAEYERLQGVFPDLRVGLLHGQLRSVDKQSVMQAFRDGALDVLVTTTVIEVGIDIPNSTIMVIEDADRFGLSQLHQLRGRLARHAGPNWCYLVADASTEEGMARIEAMVASDDGFELAEVDLRIRGQGTVFGARQSGLSDLRLSDILRDKDELIAARREAFTLVDQDPDLGEHPLIRTEVRALLGDSVEWLFRS, from the coding sequence GTGAGCAGCCTGGCCCACCTGTCGGAGGTGGCGGTGGAGCAGGTGAAACTCCTGTCCGGCCGACGTGGCGAGAAGCTCCGGAACGCAGGAATCGGATCCGTGGCCGATCTCCTCCAGCATGTCCCCCGTCGGTACATCGATCGCTCCCGGACCGAACGGATCGCCACGGTCCCCGTCGGTCGAGAGGTCACGATCATCGGAACGGTCCAGAAGGTGTCCACGAGGAGGCCCCGGCGCAACCTCACGATCACCGAAGCGGTCGTCTCCGACGAGAGTGCACGTCTCACCGTCGTGTGGTTCAACCAGGCCTTCCGCGGACGCCAGCTCTCCGTCGGTGCGGAGGTGGCTCTCTCGGGAAAGGTCGAGTCGTTTCGCGGAAAACTCCAGATGAAGAGCCCGGACGTCGACCTGATGCGGTCCGCCTCCGAGAGCCTGGTCACCGGCAGGGTGGTTCCGGTCTATTCGTCTGCAGGAGGCCTGTCGTCCGGGTACCTTCGGAGAGCGATCCACAATGCGCTCGGGAGGGCGCGACCGATCGACGACCCGCTTCCTCCGGAGATGGTGCGGCGGCTGGGACTGATCGACCGCGATCGGGCGATCTCCGACATCCACTTCCCCGAGACTCCCGACGTCGTCGCGTCCGCCCGCCGCCGGCTCGTATTCGACGAGCTGTTCCGCCTGGAGGTGGCCCTCGCCCTCTCGAAGCGAAAGATGATCGATGAGGCGGTGGGGATTGCCCACCATCCGGACGGTCTGCTGCTCGGACGCTTCATCGATGGACTTCCGTTCGCCCTGACCTCCGCACAGCACCGGGTCATCGACGAGATCGGCCGAGACATGCAGACACCGCATCCGATGCACCGGCTCCTCCTCGGCGAGGTAGGATCGGGCAAGACGGTGGTCGCCGTCTCGGCACTGATGACCGGTGTCGAAGGCGGCTATCAGGGTGCCGTGATGGCCCCCACCGAAGTGCTTGGCGTCCAGCACTATCTCTCGATCAAGGCTCTTCTCGAAGGAGCAGGGTTGGCTCCGCCGCCCGACGACACGCCGAACCTCTTCGGCGGTGAAGGCACCGGCGTGACGCTGGCGCTGCTGACCTCCTCCAACGCAGAGGTGAACTTCCGGCCCCGGGCAACACGCGACGAAGTCGTCGGGCTCGTTGCAGAAGGTGGAGTCGACATCGTCATCGGGACACATGCGCTCATCCAGGAAGGGGTCCGCTTCGCCGCCCTCGGGATCGCCGTCATCGATGAGCAGCACCGCTTTGGAGTCCACCAGCGCGTGCGGCTCAAGGAGAAGGCGGGCGATGCGGATCCCGATCTCCTGATCATGACCGCCACACCCATCCCGAGGACGCTCTCGATGACGCTCTACGGGGACCTCGACGTTTCCCTGCTCGATGAGATGCCACCGGGCAGGCCGAAAGTCCTGACCCTGGCAGTACGCCCGGATCAACTTCCCGAGGTCTACGACCGGATCCGTGCCGAAGCGTCCACCGGCCGTCAGACATTCGTCGTCTGCCCGCTCGTCGAGGACAGCCCGAAGGTGCAGGCGGCATCGGCGACGGCCGAGTACGAACGTCTCCAAGGTGTCTTTCCCGATCTCCGCGTCGGGCTGCTCCACGGGCAACTGCGTTCGGTCGACAAGCAGTCGGTCATGCAGGCCTTCCGTGACGGGGCACTGGACGTGCTCGTCACCACCACGGTGATCGAGGTTGGAATCGATATTCCCAACTCGACGATCATGGTGATCGAAGATGCCGATCGGTTTGGGCTGAGCCAACTGCACCAGCTCCGTGGCAGACTCGCCCGTCATGCGGGTCCGAATTGGTGCTACCTGGTCGCCGACGCATCGACGGAGGAGGGCATGGCGCGTATCGAAGCCATGGTGGCGAGCGACGACGGATTCGAACTGGCCGAAGTCGACCTGCGGATTCGCGGCCAGGGAACCGTGTTCGGCGCTCGCCAGTCGGGTCTGTCCGATCTTCGTCTGTCCGACATCCTGCGGGACAAGGACGAGTTGATCGCGGCTCGGCGCGAGGCGTTCACTCTCGTGGATCAGGATCCGGACCTCGGGGAGCATCCGCTGATACGAACGGAGGTGAGAGCGTTGCTCGGGGATTCCGTCGAGTGGCTCTTCCGGTCATGA
- the rsmD gene encoding ribosomal RNA small subunit methyltransferase D, whose protein sequence is MRIIAGMAKGRRLSGPSGSGTRPMTDRAREALFSSLGDRVVDARVFDLYAGSGSIGLEALSRGARSVVFVERARPALMVLRRNIDDVGLGGTVSTLDVERFLDDVNTDADLVFVDPPYGLSLASVEKVLCKLVPRLTTGADVILHRRVGERPPNVGSLALVDRHRYGDTVLWRLRKEEA, encoded by the coding sequence ATGAGGATCATCGCCGGCATGGCAAAGGGCCGCCGTCTCTCCGGACCTTCGGGATCCGGCACTCGCCCGATGACGGATCGCGCCAGAGAGGCACTGTTCTCGTCGTTGGGGGATCGCGTCGTCGACGCCCGGGTGTTCGACCTGTACGCAGGGTCGGGTTCCATCGGCCTGGAAGCGTTGAGCCGTGGTGCAAGGTCCGTCGTGTTCGTGGAGAGGGCACGACCGGCGCTCATGGTGCTTCGCCGCAATATCGACGATGTCGGGTTGGGCGGAACCGTGTCCACCTTGGACGTGGAGCGTTTCCTCGACGACGTGAACACCGACGCAGATCTCGTATTCGTTGACCCGCCGTATGGGCTGTCGCTAGCGTCTGTGGAAAAGGTCTTGTGCAAACTCGTCCCGAGGCTGACTACCGGAGCGGATGTCATACTCCATCGCAGGGTGGGGGAGCGGCCGCCGAACGTCGGAAGCCTCGCGCTGGTCGACCGCCACAGATACGGGGACACCGTCCTGTGGCGCCTGAGGAAGGAGGAGGCGTGA
- the coaD gene encoding phosphopantetheine adenylyltransferase, which yields MTVALIPGSFDPPTNGHLDVIRRCLAVFGGVVIAVVANPSKTPLFDATERVAMLQRLYESEHVEVESFEGLLVDFARSRDVHVIVKGLRAVSDFEYELQMAQMNESLSGISTLFLPTAPVYGFLSSSLVKEVARFGGPVEELVPPIVNEALKKRYGND from the coding sequence GTGACTGTTGCCCTGATCCCTGGGAGCTTCGATCCGCCGACCAACGGACATCTCGACGTCATACGACGATGCCTGGCGGTCTTCGGTGGGGTCGTGATCGCCGTCGTGGCCAACCCCTCCAAAACGCCGCTCTTCGACGCAACAGAGCGAGTCGCGATGCTCCAACGGCTGTACGAGAGCGAGCATGTCGAGGTGGAGAGTTTCGAGGGGCTGCTCGTCGACTTTGCCAGGTCGAGAGACGTCCATGTGATCGTCAAGGGCCTGCGCGCCGTGTCCGACTTCGAGTACGAACTGCAGATGGCGCAGATGAACGAGAGTCTCTCCGGCATCAGCACGCTGTTCCTTCCGACCGCCCCGGTGTACGGGTTTCTGTCCTCCTCGCTCGTCAAGGAAGTCGCTCGGTTCGGCGGTCCCGTGGAAGAACTCGTGCCCCCGATCGTGAACGAAGCACTCAAGAAGAGGTACGGCAATGACTGA
- the rpmF gene encoding 50S ribosomal protein L32 produces MAVPKKKMSRSRTKRRKAGWKLARPRTSTCPQCHAPKLPHRACPNCGTYRGHEVTAGTE; encoded by the coding sequence ATGGCTGTGCCCAAGAAGAAAATGTCGCGGTCACGCACGAAGCGCCGCAAGGCGGGGTGGAAGCTCGCCCGACCGCGCACGTCCACCTGTCCGCAGTGTCACGCTCCCAAACTACCGCACCGGGCCTGCCCGAACTGCGGTACGTACCGGGGCCACGAGGTCACCGCCGGGACCGAATAG
- the plsX gene encoding phosphate acyltransferase yields the protein MLALDAMGGDHAPRETVAGAAEAVRRGIDVVLVGDRRRLEPLCDDVDVDLPIVDAGDVVEMGEDPARSIREKPDASISVAARLVRSGEADGLVSAGSTGAALAAAAIIIGRIPGVLRPAIATVIPTDPPTVLVDAGANPTVGPRHLVQFAIMGSVVSEVSLGVADPSVGLLSIGHEKGKGRDLEKQAAVLLENALTRFVGNVEGRDVTAGTVNVVVTDGFTGNTVLKAIEGAVTWVASLAACAGAPLPTTVLAGIDYETTGGAHLVGTRGVAVIAHGSSSRVAIRSALEWAAHGASGGMVEEIERRLA from the coding sequence GTGTTGGCCCTCGACGCGATGGGGGGCGACCACGCACCCCGAGAGACGGTCGCCGGAGCCGCGGAGGCCGTCCGCAGGGGGATCGATGTCGTCCTGGTCGGGGATCGAAGGCGGCTCGAACCGCTCTGCGACGATGTCGACGTCGATCTGCCGATCGTTGATGCCGGCGACGTTGTCGAGATGGGTGAAGATCCGGCCCGTTCGATTCGAGAGAAACCCGACGCGTCGATCAGCGTGGCGGCGCGACTCGTCCGTTCGGGCGAGGCCGACGGTCTCGTGTCGGCCGGATCGACGGGAGCGGCACTCGCCGCCGCGGCGATCATCATCGGGAGAATCCCCGGTGTGCTCCGACCGGCGATCGCCACCGTGATCCCCACCGACCCGCCCACCGTCCTCGTCGACGCCGGAGCGAATCCGACGGTGGGTCCCAGACACCTCGTACAGTTCGCGATCATGGGTTCGGTCGTTTCCGAAGTCTCCCTCGGGGTGGCAGATCCGTCCGTCGGTCTCCTCTCGATCGGTCACGAGAAGGGCAAGGGGAGGGACCTGGAGAAGCAGGCGGCCGTATTGCTGGAGAATGCACTGACGCGATTCGTGGGAAACGTCGAAGGACGCGATGTCACCGCAGGGACCGTGAACGTCGTCGTAACGGACGGGTTCACCGGCAACACGGTTCTCAAGGCCATCGAAGGGGCCGTCACCTGGGTGGCCTCGTTGGCGGCCTGTGCCGGGGCGCCGCTGCCCACGACGGTATTGGCCGGGATCGATTATGAGACCACAGGTGGTGCCCACCTCGTCGGCACCCGAGGCGTCGCGGTCATCGCCCACGGGTCGTCGTCGAGAGTTGCGATCCGCAGCGCACTCGAATGGGCGGCTCACGGGGCCTCGGGAGGCATGGTGGAAGAGATAGAACGGCGGCTCGCATGA
- the rnc gene encoding ribonuclease 3, translating to MTGIEARLGHQFRNPALLETALTHRSFTAEHDDVEHNERMEFLGDAVLGLVITDVLFGRFGDMREGQMAKLRASLVSRPALASVARTIGLGTGLRIGHGEEVSDGRGKDSILADAMEAVLAAVYLDGGLEEVRRVIVEHWEAQVAALSVTPGSKDYKTRLQEVLAKVQLEPVYQVHGDGPDHDRTFRATVEIDGVVRGEGEGHSKKEAQQAAARVALERLADSP from the coding sequence ATGACCGGCATCGAAGCGAGGCTCGGGCATCAGTTTCGAAACCCGGCCCTGCTCGAAACCGCCCTCACTCATCGGTCCTTCACCGCGGAGCACGATGACGTCGAACACAATGAGAGGATGGAGTTCCTCGGTGATGCGGTCCTGGGGCTGGTCATCACCGATGTCCTCTTCGGTCGGTTCGGCGACATGCGAGAAGGCCAGATGGCGAAGCTGCGGGCTTCACTCGTCAGCAGACCGGCACTTGCATCGGTGGCGCGAACGATCGGACTCGGAACCGGCCTCCGCATCGGACACGGTGAAGAAGTGTCCGACGGCCGGGGCAAAGACTCGATTCTCGCCGACGCGATGGAAGCCGTTCTGGCGGCCGTATACCTGGATGGGGGCCTCGAAGAAGTGCGTCGCGTGATCGTCGAACATTGGGAGGCACAGGTGGCGGCGCTCTCGGTGACTCCGGGCTCCAAGGACTACAAGACCCGACTGCAGGAAGTGCTTGCCAAGGTGCAGCTCGAACCTGTGTACCAGGTGCACGGCGACGGGCCCGATCACGACCGGACGTTCAGGGCGACGGTGGAGATCGACGGAGTGGTGCGCGGCGAGGGAGAGGGCCACTCGAAGAAAGAAGCGCAACAGGCGGCCGCCAGAGTCGCTCTGGAGCGCCTGGCGGATTCGCCGTAG
- the acyP gene encoding acylphosphatase gives MSHVIRARAVVRGRVQGVGFRYTTLSRARMLGAVGWVRNLPSGEVEVEVQGSPEVVENLIDWLRVGPRSAIVTDVGVAPATVDPDADRFTIR, from the coding sequence ATGTCACACGTGATCCGGGCCAGGGCAGTCGTGCGCGGCCGTGTGCAAGGAGTCGGGTTTCGCTATACGACGCTTTCTCGAGCCAGGATGCTCGGCGCCGTCGGGTGGGTGCGCAACCTGCCGTCCGGGGAGGTCGAAGTCGAGGTCCAGGGTTCCCCCGAAGTCGTCGAGAACCTCATCGACTGGCTGCGTGTGGGACCTCGATCGGCCATCGTCACCGATGTCGGGGTGGCTCCGGCAACCGTCGACCCCGACGCGGACAGGTTCACTATTCGATGA